A window of Sphingobacterium sp. lm-10 contains these coding sequences:
- the ftsY gene encoding signal recognition particle-docking protein FtsY — translation MGLFDFFKKKQETPEAHEALDKGLEKTKDGFLSKITKAVVGKSTIDDDVLDNLEEVLVTSDVGVSTTLKIVDRIQKRVAKDKYVSTDDLHGLLRDEIQSLLAENNSDDFERLEYGDHKPYVIMVVGVNGVGKTTTIGKLAHQLKEAGNKVVLGAADTFRAAAVDQIQLWGERVGVRVVAQPMGSDPASVAFDTVKSAVSNGDDVAIIDTAGRLHNKVGLMNELTKIKNVMQKVVPNAPHEILLVLDASTGQNAIEQCKQFTEATDVNALALTKLDGTAKGGVVIGISDQFKIPVKYIGVGEKIGDLQLFQKKDFVDSLFN, via the coding sequence ATGGGATTATTCGATTTTTTTAAGAAAAAACAAGAGACACCAGAAGCCCATGAGGCACTTGATAAAGGGCTGGAGAAGACCAAGGATGGCTTCCTTTCCAAAATCACGAAGGCTGTTGTTGGAAAATCGACCATTGATGATGATGTGCTAGATAATTTGGAAGAGGTGCTAGTGACTTCGGATGTAGGTGTCTCCACCACATTGAAGATTGTTGATCGTATTCAGAAGCGGGTAGCCAAAGATAAATACGTAAGCACGGATGATCTGCACGGATTGCTTCGTGATGAAATTCAATCTCTGCTGGCAGAAAACAATAGCGACGACTTCGAGCGATTAGAATACGGCGACCATAAGCCCTATGTGATTATGGTTGTTGGTGTCAATGGTGTGGGTAAAACAACTACCATCGGTAAGTTGGCACATCAGCTCAAGGAAGCGGGAAATAAAGTGGTGCTCGGTGCAGCAGATACTTTCCGCGCTGCGGCTGTCGATCAGATTCAGTTGTGGGGAGAGCGTGTTGGCGTTCGTGTTGTCGCCCAACCCATGGGGTCAGACCCGGCTTCTGTCGCGTTCGATACCGTTAAGTCGGCAGTCTCTAATGGGGATGATGTCGCGATTATTGATACCGCAGGGCGCTTGCACAATAAGGTTGGTTTGATGAACGAGCTGACTAAGATTAAGAACGTAATGCAGAAGGTAGTCCCTAATGCACCGCATGAAATATTACTCGTGTTAGATGCTTCGACAGGTCAAAATGCCATCGAGCAATGTAAGCAATTCACCGAAGCAACTGATGTCAATGCATTAGCACTGACCAAGTTGGATGGTACTGCTAAAGGCGGTGTGGTGATTGGGATTTCCGATCAATTCAAGATTCCCGTAAAATATATCGGTGTAGGCGAGAAGATTGGGGACTTGCAATTATTTCAGAAAAAAGATTTTGTAGACTCCCTATTTAATTAA
- a CDS encoding DUF4295 domain-containing protein → MAKKAVASLQKGGGKEYTKVILTAKSAKTGSYTFKESMVHNDKVKDVVAGSSK, encoded by the coding sequence ATGGCAAAGAAAGCAGTTGCATCATTACAAAAAGGTGGTGGTAAAGAGTATACTAAAGTGATTCTTACCGCTAAATCTGCTAAAACTGGATCTTATACTTTCAAAGAAAGTATGGTACACAACGACAAAGTGAAAGACGTTGTCGCTGGATCTTCCAAGTAA
- the rpmG gene encoding 50S ribosomal protein L33, whose translation MAKKGNRVQVILECTEHKETGLPGMSRYITTKNKKNTTERLELKKFNPVLRKVTVHKEIK comes from the coding sequence ATGGCTAAAAAGGGAAATAGAGTACAAGTTATTCTAGAGTGTACAGAGCACAAAGAAACTGGTCTTCCAGGTATGTCTCGTTACATCACGACAAAAAACAAAAAGAACACTACAGAGCGTTTGGAGTTGAAAAAATTCAACCCAGTGTTGAGAAAAGTAACCGTTCATAAAGAAATTAAGTAA
- the rpmB gene encoding 50S ribosomal protein L28, translated as MSRICDLTGKAALKGNNVSHSNVKTKRKFYPNLQTKRFYIPEEDRWITLKVSTAAIKTINKNGITAVIDKFIKKGYV; from the coding sequence ATGTCAAGAATTTGTGATTTAACAGGCAAAGCAGCATTGAAAGGGAATAACGTTTCTCACTCAAACGTTAAGACCAAAAGAAAATTCTACCCGAACTTACAAACGAAACGTTTCTACATTCCAGAAGAAGATCGTTGGATTACATTGAAAGTATCTACTGCTGCTATCAAGACGATCAACAAAAACGGTATAACTGCGGTTATCGATAAATTCATTAAAAAAGGATACGTTTAG
- the recO gene encoding DNA repair protein RecO, protein MILRTQGIALKLTNYAENSIVAQIFTKDHGLQSYLIQGAKKPKAKTPLAILQPFHLLDLLVYHRDNNQLQRVKEAQQYPVLRHIPLDIVKSSIAMFLNEVLYKVLRHQNPDPIVFQYVADSIQWLDQAATKLGNFHLIFLIGLSRYLGFYPIRTEKPYLDLLEGVFTDSLPAHAHIIAEPTTSVFRMLMRASYETMHEIVLSKEERRYLLEKILDLYRLHTENFGEVRSLLILEEIFA, encoded by the coding sequence ATGATTCTTCGCACACAGGGTATAGCGCTTAAACTAACAAATTATGCGGAGAACAGTATTGTGGCTCAAATCTTTACGAAAGACCACGGCTTACAATCATATTTGATCCAAGGAGCCAAAAAGCCCAAGGCAAAGACTCCACTTGCCATCCTTCAACCTTTTCATCTCTTGGATTTATTGGTCTATCACAGAGATAACAATCAGCTTCAGCGGGTAAAAGAGGCACAACAATATCCGGTTTTACGACACATCCCCCTAGATATTGTTAAAAGTTCTATTGCGATGTTCTTAAACGAAGTGCTCTATAAAGTGCTTCGACATCAAAACCCAGATCCAATTGTGTTTCAATATGTAGCAGACTCCATACAGTGGCTGGATCAGGCGGCTACAAAATTGGGTAATTTTCATTTAATTTTCTTGATTGGCTTGAGTAGATACTTAGGCTTCTACCCCATTCGTACGGAAAAGCCATACCTCGACTTGCTAGAGGGCGTCTTTACAGATAGCTTACCAGCACACGCGCATATCATTGCAGAACCAACCACAAGCGTATTTCGAATGCTCATGCGCGCCAGCTACGAGACGATGCATGAGATCGTACTTTCCAAAGAAGAGCGTAGGTATCTACTAGAGAAAATACTAGACCTCTATCGCTTGCACACTGAAAATTTTGGAGAGGTACGTTCCTTACTGATTCTTGAAGAAATCTTTGCCTAA
- a CDS encoding cold shock domain-containing protein, whose translation MQEGTVKFFNETKGFGFIIPNSGESEIFVHVSGLVDKVRENDHVSYEVEQGRKGLNAVNVKLI comes from the coding sequence ATGCAAGAAGGAACAGTAAAATTTTTCAATGAAACTAAAGGTTTCGGTTTCATTATTCCAAATTCTGGCGAGAGCGAAATTTTCGTTCACGTGTCAGGTTTGGTAGACAAAGTTCGTGAGAACGACCACGTATCTTACGAAGTAGAGCAAGGACGTAAGGGCCTTAACGCGGTAAATGTAAAACTTATTTAA